A single region of the Salipaludibacillus sp. LMS25 genome encodes:
- a CDS encoding LacI family DNA-binding transcriptional regulator, translating into MATIRDVAKKANVSVATVSRVLNNKGYVSEEAQKAVMAAIAALDYTPNSVARTLYNKSSGMIGLVLPDITNPFFPELARAVEDVALTYGYTVVLCNSDEEVAKEKKYFEALKQKYIDGIILTTSSLTPKDYDRLDLPMVALDRRIGDHIPTVVSENKQGACEATEHLLAKGCRYLAHLRGPKGVKTADERYKGFMEVVKRHRVEHVVLEAEFHIDKAEATARELFTTYPQVDGVFAGSDVTAAGVMKAAHTLNKKIPTDIRLIGFDGIPLGKMLVPALSTVEQSIYKMGALSARLLIKQIEKQPMPSMYYELPVTLIARETT; encoded by the coding sequence ATGGCGACAATTCGAGATGTAGCAAAAAAAGCAAATGTATCAGTAGCGACGGTGTCTCGCGTTTTAAATAACAAAGGGTATGTAAGTGAAGAGGCGCAAAAAGCGGTTATGGCAGCTATTGCGGCACTTGACTATACGCCGAATTCCGTAGCACGTACATTGTATAATAAGTCTTCAGGTATGATCGGCTTAGTACTGCCAGATATTACGAACCCGTTTTTTCCTGAATTAGCGAGAGCAGTTGAAGATGTAGCCCTCACGTATGGTTACACAGTTGTGTTATGTAACTCTGATGAAGAGGTAGCGAAAGAGAAGAAATATTTTGAGGCCTTGAAACAAAAATATATTGATGGCATTATTTTAACGACGAGCAGCTTAACGCCTAAAGATTATGATCGGTTGGATTTGCCAATGGTTGCGCTAGATAGGCGGATTGGCGATCATATTCCTACAGTCGTCTCTGAAAATAAACAGGGAGCCTGTGAAGCGACAGAGCATCTGTTAGCAAAAGGGTGCCGCTATTTGGCTCATTTAAGAGGTCCAAAAGGTGTTAAGACAGCTGACGAACGTTATAAAGGATTTATGGAAGTGGTTAAACGGCACAGAGTGGAACATGTCGTGTTAGAGGCAGAGTTTCATATCGATAAAGCCGAAGCTACCGCCCGAGAATTGTTTACAACTTACCCGCAAGTTGATGGCGTGTTTGCCGGAAGTGATGTGACTGCAGCAGGTGTGATGAAAGCGGCCCATACCTTAAATAAAAAAATCCCTACTGATATAAGACTTATAGGCTTTGATGGCATCCCGTTAGGAAAAATGCTTGTACCGGCGTTATCCACAGTGGAACAATCTATTTATAAAATGGGTGCGCTCTCAGCAAGACTGCTTATAAAGCAAATAGAGAAACAACCGATGCCATCCATGTACTACGAGTTGCCAGTGACATTAATAGCTAGGGAAACGACTTAG